The following are from one region of the Gloeomargarita lithophora Alchichica-D10 genome:
- a CDS encoding DUF2997 domain-containing protein, with protein sequence METMEFVIRPDGRVEMQVQGIAGTECTQVSHLIEQDLGQVTQREWTAEYFQTVQPHQQDVTVNSHY encoded by the coding sequence ATGGAAACCATGGAGTTTGTCATTCGCCCGGATGGTCGGGTGGAGATGCAGGTACAGGGTATTGCCGGTACGGAATGCACCCAGGTTTCCCACCTAATCGAGCAGGATTTGGGGCAGGTCACCCAGCGGGAGTGGACGGCGGAGTATTTTCAGACTGTTCAACCCCACCAGCAGGATGTCACGGTCAATTCCCATTACTAA
- a CDS encoding DUF3285 domain-containing protein encodes MPQQRPPTYVRLAMRNMVRKGGTSLFHFTLTALGLVGVLVGLAYLTH; translated from the coding sequence ATGCCTCAGCAACGTCCCCCCACTTATGTCCGTCTGGCCATGCGGAATATGGTACGCAAGGGTGGCACATCCCTGTTTCATTTCACCCTCACCGCCCTGGGATTGGTGGGGGTCTTGGTGGGGTTGGCCTATCTCACCCATTGA
- a CDS encoding potassium channel family protein has protein sequence MPAQDARYIQLLATQIAIFMLHPLVGYTSWGNLVIISLIFWAIMVITRTILPRRTFRAYLVLALFGYAVQILGSLKELTGVQWLPLELTVTLRLLGQIIFVGFLIVPIRSIIQRLFQERRVTVNTLRGSVCVYLLIGTLWSIVYGIIYAVNPDAFAFAHPATGEELYYFSFVTLTTVGYGDIVPVAPLARAMTNVEAIIGQMYIAIILARVVALYRSPEEVPPVVQKHPSQGTIDQI, from the coding sequence ATGCCTGCCCAGGACGCTCGTTATATTCAGCTACTGGCAACCCAGATTGCCATTTTTATGCTTCATCCTTTGGTGGGTTATACCTCCTGGGGGAATTTGGTAATTATTTCCCTGATATTTTGGGCAATTATGGTAATCACCCGTACCATTTTGCCCCGGCGTACCTTCCGTGCCTACTTGGTTTTAGCTCTATTTGGGTATGCGGTTCAAATTCTGGGGTCGCTGAAGGAATTAACTGGGGTGCAATGGTTACCCCTGGAATTGACCGTTACCCTCAGATTGTTGGGGCAAATTATTTTTGTGGGTTTTTTAATTGTGCCAATTCGCTCGATTATTCAGCGGTTATTTCAAGAGCGGCGAGTGACGGTAAATACCTTGCGGGGGAGTGTTTGTGTTTATTTACTAATCGGCACTTTGTGGAGTATTGTTTATGGCATCATTTACGCTGTAAATCCCGATGCGTTTGCCTTTGCCCACCCGGCCACCGGCGAAGAGTTGTACTATTTTAGTTTTGTCACCTTGACCACGGTGGGGTATGGGGACATTGTGCCGGTTGCCCCCCTGGCGCGAGCGATGACCAATGTGGAGGCGATTATTGGGCAAATGTATATCGCCATCATCCTGGCGCGGGTGGTAGCCCTGTACCGTTCCCCTGAGGAGGTGCCGCCGGTTGTGCAAAAACACCCCTCGCAGGGCACAATTGATCAAATCTAG
- the moeB gene encoding molybdopterin-synthase adenylyltransferase MoeB, which yields MIAVEAVESSQVEPSQIELTQAEYERYSRHLILPGVGLGGQRKLKAAKVLCVGTGGLGSPVLLYLAAAGIGRLGIIDFDTVDVSNLQRQIIHTVAGVGQSKAQSAKERIAQLNPHCQVDLYEAPLNASNALEIIANYDVVVDGTDNFPTRYLVNDACTLLDKPFIYGSILWFEGQVSVFNYQGGPTYRDLFPEPPPPGAVPSCAEGGVLGVLCGVIGSLQATETIKVILGIGDTLSGRLLLYDALKMKFRELKLRPHPDRPVIKELIDYEQFCGITQAKNQEQKMHSEIPEITVQELQELLTQQPQQTLLVDVRNPGEYEVAYIAGAVLIPLPDLEQGVGLEKLDQILGDKQLLVHCKSGVRSLKALHLIKEKTGRVGTNVKGGILAWSREIDPAIPQY from the coding sequence ATGATTGCCGTTGAAGCTGTTGAATCAAGCCAAGTCGAACCGAGTCAAATCGAACTGACTCAAGCGGAGTATGAACGCTATTCCCGCCATCTGATTTTACCGGGGGTGGGGCTAGGGGGGCAGAGAAAACTCAAGGCGGCCAAGGTTTTATGCGTGGGCACTGGGGGGCTGGGTTCGCCGGTTTTGCTATACCTAGCGGCGGCGGGAATTGGTCGGTTGGGGATTATTGATTTTGATACGGTGGATGTGTCCAATTTGCAACGGCAGATTATTCATACGGTGGCGGGGGTAGGGCAGTCCAAGGCGCAGTCGGCCAAAGAACGTATTGCCCAACTGAATCCCCATTGTCAAGTGGATTTGTATGAAGCCCCATTGAATGCCAGCAATGCCCTAGAGATTATTGCCAACTATGACGTGGTGGTGGATGGTACGGATAATTTTCCCACCCGTTACTTGGTGAATGATGCCTGTACGTTATTAGATAAACCCTTTATTTACGGTTCGATTTTGTGGTTTGAAGGCCAAGTTTCTGTGTTTAATTACCAGGGCGGGCCGACCTATCGGGATTTGTTCCCGGAACCGCCGCCGCCGGGGGCTGTCCCTTCCTGCGCTGAGGGGGGAGTGCTGGGGGTTTTGTGCGGCGTAATTGGCTCACTCCAAGCGACGGAAACCATCAAAGTTATTTTAGGAATAGGGGATACCTTGAGTGGGCGTTTGTTGCTCTATGATGCCCTGAAAATGAAATTTCGGGAGTTGAAACTCCGCCCCCATCCTGACCGGCCAGTGATCAAAGAACTCATTGATTATGAGCAATTTTGTGGGATCACCCAAGCCAAAAATCAGGAGCAAAAAATGCACAGCGAAATCCCCGAAATCACGGTTCAGGAATTGCAGGAATTGTTGACCCAGCAACCCCAGCAAACGCTCTTGGTGGATGTGCGAAATCCGGGGGAATATGAAGTGGCGTACATTGCCGGTGCGGTTTTAATTCCTTTGCCGGATTTGGAACAGGGTGTGGGTTTAGAAAAATTAGACCAAATCCTGGGTGATAAGCAACTTCTAGTGCATTGCAAATCGGGAGTGCGTTCCCTGAAAGCCTTGCATCTCATCAAGGAAAAAACCGGGCGGGTAGGAACCAATGTCAAGGGGGGAATTTTGGCCTGGAGCCGGGAAATTGACCCTGCTATACCCCAGTATTGA
- a CDS encoding ParA family protein → MTVMFLAIANHKGGVGKTTSTLALGGLLSELGSCLVVDLDPQGNLTTGLGVELGSDQPGAYHWLTGQVTAAQVIQKTASGLYLLPADGNLSRAEMELLQKSGAFYTLRDRLTSCREQFRYVLMDCPPSRGLLTINALAAADWVLIPVQCQFFALKGLSALLETVDHVQRRLNPKLQILGVLPTMAEMQTIMTQDVLNALTAQQNFPIFKPLPKSVKFPESNLAGEPIHRYTHDARLLTPLRELVQFIQRQETL, encoded by the coding sequence ATGACCGTCATGTTCCTGGCGATTGCCAATCATAAAGGCGGTGTGGGTAAAACTACTTCCACCCTAGCACTGGGCGGGTTGCTATCCGAGTTGGGTTCCTGTTTAGTGGTTGACCTTGACCCCCAGGGGAATCTGACTACGGGTTTGGGGGTGGAATTGGGTTCCGACCAACCGGGAGCCTACCATTGGTTGACCGGGCAAGTCACCGCCGCCCAAGTGATTCAAAAAACCGCCAGTGGCCTATATCTTCTGCCCGCCGATGGCAATCTCAGTCGGGCGGAAATGGAACTTTTGCAGAAAAGCGGGGCATTTTACACCCTGCGGGATCGCTTAACCTCCTGTCGCGAACAGTTTCGCTATGTCCTCATGGATTGCCCCCCCAGCCGGGGCTTGCTCACCATCAATGCCCTGGCCGCCGCCGATTGGGTGTTGATCCCGGTACAATGTCAGTTTTTTGCCCTCAAAGGGTTGTCAGCCCTATTGGAAACCGTGGATCACGTCCAACGCCGCCTCAATCCCAAATTGCAAATTCTGGGCGTTTTACCCACGATGGCAGAGATGCAAACGATCATGACCCAGGATGTGTTGAATGCCCTCACCGCCCAGCAAAATTTTCCCATCTTCAAACCCCTCCCCAAATCGGTGAAATTTCCCGAATCTAATTTAGCAGGCGAACCGATTCACCGTTACACCCATGATGCCCGGTTGTTGACCCCCCTACGGGAACTGGTGCAATTCATCCAACGCCAGGAAACCC
- a CDS encoding DUF192 domain-containing protein: MSSGNLKSWAWGILFWGWVGSPLALAQMPQNLPVRAQFKHNDQQILLEIAITAEQQALGLMYRERLEPNRGMLFPFQPPRPVSFWMKNMRTAIDMIFLHENKIRAIFPKVPPCTTPRCPTYGPDGLVDSVIELAPGRAEQLGFKVGDTLIVRLIPPSGVPKRE; the protein is encoded by the coding sequence ATGTCCTCCGGGAACCTTAAATCCTGGGCTTGGGGAATACTTTTCTGGGGTTGGGTTGGCAGTCCCCTTGCTTTGGCGCAAATGCCCCAAAATCTGCCGGTGCGGGCGCAATTTAAGCATAATGATCAGCAAATTCTTCTCGAAATCGCCATCACCGCTGAGCAACAAGCCCTGGGGCTGATGTACCGGGAACGCCTCGAACCCAACCGGGGGATGCTCTTTCCCTTTCAGCCCCCCCGCCCGGTCAGCTTTTGGATGAAAAATATGCGGACGGCGATTGACATGATTTTTTTGCACGAAAACAAAATCCGCGCCATTTTCCCCAAAGTCCCGCCCTGCACTACGCCCCGTTGCCCCACCTACGGCCCGGATGGATTGGTGGATAGCGTCATCGAACTCGCCCCCGGTCGGGCAGAACAGTTGGGTTTCAAGGTGGGCGATACCCTTATTGTGCGCTTGATTCCGCCCAGTGGCGTGCCCAAGCGAGAATAG
- a CDS encoding DUF1257 domain-containing protein produces MSHFSTIQTSLRHRLALETALTRLNYTYHVGTTAVRGYRGQTQSAELVIPQENGYDIGFVWDGQQYNLVADLQYWQQPLSVAGFMKQLHQQYAYEVVATNTQKQGFQVSESQKLADGSLRLVVQRWAS; encoded by the coding sequence ATGTCTCACTTCAGCACGATTCAAACCAGCCTGCGGCATCGGTTAGCCCTAGAAACCGCCCTGACCCGCTTGAATTATACCTATCATGTGGGGACAACTGCCGTGCGGGGTTATCGGGGGCAAACCCAGTCAGCGGAATTGGTTATTCCCCAGGAGAATGGCTATGATATTGGTTTTGTTTGGGATGGTCAGCAGTACAATTTGGTGGCTGACTTGCAGTACTGGCAACAGCCGTTGAGCGTGGCGGGTTTTATGAAGCAATTGCATCAACAATACGCTTACGAAGTGGTTGCGACTAACACCCAAAAACAAGGATTCCAGGTGAGCGAATCTCAGAAACTGGCGGATGGTTCCCTGCGGTTGGTGGTACAACGCTGGGCGAGCTGA
- a CDS encoding phosphoglucomutase/phosphomannomutase family protein, whose product MAVIRFGTDGWRGVIAQEFTFARVAQAAVAAAQVLAQNYGEAAAPILVGYDRRFLSQEFAETVAQAVAQAGFSVLLADQPASTPAFSYGVRHLQAMGALVITASHNPPVYNGLKVKGAFGGSVSPEITQQIEAQLEQAMPQRLGGRIQSFDPWPDYVSALQKQVDVAQIQAGLANWRVWVDVMHGAAAGGLTRILGNCVQELRTQRDVLFGGHPPEPLPAYLQVLQTTLQGHRGNQVGLVFDGDGDRIAAMDGQGNFLSPQVLIPILIQHLAQHRGLSGTVVKTISGSELIAKTAASYNLPVVETPIGFKYIAQEMLAGKVLLGGEESGGIGYGHYLPERDALLSALYLLEAVAVTQKPLEVQYQELQAKTNFVSTYNRIDVHLPGAGAREALLHQLAEQPPTVIAETPVVKTWGGDGYKCYLSDQSWLLIRFSGTEPLLRLYCESLTPERGQAILAWARHWAESSAQ is encoded by the coding sequence ATGGCTGTGATTCGGTTTGGGACGGATGGGTGGCGGGGGGTGATCGCCCAGGAGTTTACCTTTGCGCGGGTGGCACAGGCGGCGGTGGCGGCGGCGCAAGTGTTGGCGCAAAACTATGGGGAGGCGGCGGCACCGATTTTGGTGGGCTATGACCGGCGGTTTCTCTCCCAGGAATTTGCCGAAACGGTGGCTCAGGCGGTGGCTCAGGCGGGATTTTCGGTACTGCTTGCTGACCAACCCGCTTCGACCCCGGCGTTTAGCTATGGGGTGCGGCACTTGCAGGCGATGGGGGCATTGGTAATTACCGCCAGCCACAACCCGCCGGTGTACAACGGCTTAAAAGTTAAAGGGGCGTTTGGTGGCTCGGTGTCCCCGGAAATTACCCAACAAATTGAAGCCCAGCTAGAGCAGGCCATGCCCCAACGTTTGGGTGGACGGATTCAGTCCTTTGACCCCTGGCCGGATTATGTATCAGCATTACAAAAGCAGGTGGATGTAGCGCAGATTCAAGCGGGATTAGCCAACTGGCGGGTGTGGGTGGATGTGATGCACGGGGCGGCGGCGGGGGGCTTGACCCGGATATTGGGAAATTGTGTGCAGGAATTGCGTACCCAGCGGGATGTGTTGTTTGGGGGGCATCCGCCGGAACCTTTGCCTGCCTATCTACAAGTATTACAAACGACATTACAAGGGCATAGGGGCAACCAGGTGGGGCTGGTGTTTGACGGGGATGGGGATCGGATTGCGGCGATGGATGGGCAGGGGAATTTTCTCTCGCCCCAGGTGTTGATTCCCATTTTGATCCAGCATTTGGCGCAGCACCGGGGGCTGAGCGGCACGGTGGTCAAAACCATTAGCGGGTCGGAGTTGATCGCCAAAACAGCGGCCAGTTATAACTTGCCGGTGGTGGAAACCCCCATCGGGTTTAAGTACATTGCCCAGGAGATGTTGGCGGGTAAGGTGCTGTTGGGGGGCGAGGAATCCGGGGGCATTGGTTACGGCCACTACCTGCCGGAGCGGGATGCGCTGTTGTCGGCTTTGTACCTACTTGAAGCGGTGGCGGTGACCCAAAAGCCTTTGGAAGTGCAGTACCAGGAACTGCAAGCAAAAACGAATTTTGTTAGTACTTATAACCGGATTGATGTGCATTTACCAGGCGCAGGGGCACGGGAAGCATTACTGCATCAACTGGCCGAACAGCCGCCGACGGTGATTGCTGAAACCCCGGTGGTAAAAACCTGGGGTGGCGATGGCTATAAGTGTTACCTGAGTGACCAAAGTTGGTTGTTGATTCGCTTTAGTGGCACGGAACCGTTACTGCGATTGTACTGTGAATCCCTCACCCCAGAACGGGGGCAAGCTATTCTCGCTTGGGCACGCCACTGGGCGGAATCAAGCGCACAATAA
- the gmd gene encoding GDP-mannose 4,6-dehydratase encodes MKKALITGITGQDGSYLADFLVQKGYAVHGIIRRASLFNTSRVDHLYKDARDPEARLFLHYGDLTDGTGLRRIIEQVQPDEVYNLGAQSHVKVSFAQPEYTADAVSTGTLRLLDAVRDYENISGRKVRFYQAGSSEMFGATAPPQNEQTPFYPRSPYAVAKVAAYWYCVNYREAYGMFISNGILFNHESPRRGETFVTRKITRALGRIKVGLQERLYLGNLAAKRDWGFAGDYVEAMWLMLQPDTPDDFVVATGEAYSVQEFLETAFGLLALDWREYVKIDSRYFRPTEVDYLLGDATKAAKQLNWQPRCSFKALVQMMVEHDWELARQELTLKEAGHLVNFPGLSD; translated from the coding sequence ATGAAAAAGGCTCTGATTACGGGCATCACCGGCCAAGATGGTTCGTACTTGGCCGATTTTTTGGTGCAAAAAGGGTATGCGGTGCATGGCATTATCCGCAGGGCTTCGTTGTTTAATACCAGCCGGGTGGATCATTTGTATAAAGATGCCCGTGACCCGGAGGCGCGTTTGTTTCTGCACTACGGGGATTTGACCGATGGGACGGGGCTGCGGCGGATTATTGAGCAGGTGCAACCGGATGAGGTGTACAACCTGGGGGCACAATCCCATGTGAAGGTTTCCTTTGCCCAGCCGGAATACACGGCGGATGCGGTGTCAACAGGGACATTACGCCTGTTGGATGCGGTGCGGGATTATGAGAATATTTCCGGGCGGAAGGTGCGCTTTTATCAAGCCGGTTCTTCGGAGATGTTTGGGGCAACGGCACCCCCGCAAAACGAACAAACCCCCTTTTATCCCCGCAGTCCCTATGCGGTGGCGAAGGTGGCGGCCTATTGGTATTGCGTTAATTATCGGGAAGCCTACGGGATGTTTATTAGTAATGGCATTTTATTCAACCATGAAAGTCCCCGGCGGGGGGAAACGTTTGTGACTCGCAAAATCACCCGGGCGTTAGGGCGAATTAAGGTGGGGTTACAAGAGCGTTTATATCTGGGCAATCTGGCCGCCAAGCGGGATTGGGGTTTTGCGGGGGATTATGTGGAAGCCATGTGGTTGATGTTGCAACCGGATACCCCCGATGACTTTGTGGTAGCAACAGGAGAAGCGTATTCAGTACAGGAATTTTTAGAAACCGCCTTTGGGTTATTGGCTTTGGATTGGCGGGAGTATGTGAAAATTGACTCCCGTTATTTTCGACCTACGGAAGTGGATTATTTACTGGGGGATGCGACAAAAGCCGCCAAACAACTGAATTGGCAACCCCGGTGTAGTTTCAAAGCATTGGTGCAGATGATGGTAGAGCATGATTGGGAATTAGCCCGCCAAGAATTGACGCTCAAAGAAGCGGGTCATCTGGTGAATTTTCCCGGATTGAGTGATTGA
- a CDS encoding response regulator transcription factor: protein MTDPSAACVLLVASDATLRQRLIADLNEAGYPCQALADPSEVFPHLTTNAASLLIVEASPAGLTLCRQANQTQPHLPILLLTDGDSLEDRVTCLEAGAWDYLNSPYPRKDLIHWLNLYVQPQTGPAEHLTFADLTLDLSTRVALRQQRSIQLTMKEFDLLKFLMENPGRVLSREEIMEQVWGYQSVHESNVIEVYVRYLRLKLDQPGEKHLIQTVRGVGYVLREP, encoded by the coding sequence ATGACTGACCCCAGTGCGGCCTGTGTCCTGCTTGTCGCCAGTGATGCCACCCTGCGGCAACGCTTAATTGCTGATCTCAACGAAGCCGGTTATCCCTGTCAAGCCCTGGCTGACCCCAGCGAAGTATTCCCCCATTTGACCACTAACGCCGCCAGTCTTTTGATTGTGGAAGCCAGCCCCGCCGGTTTGACCCTCTGCCGTCAGGCGAATCAGACCCAGCCCCATCTGCCGATTTTACTCCTCACCGATGGGGACAGTTTGGAGGATCGGGTCACCTGTTTGGAGGCGGGCGCCTGGGACTACCTCAACTCCCCCTACCCCCGCAAAGACCTGATCCATTGGCTCAATCTCTACGTTCAACCCCAGACCGGCCCGGCGGAACATTTAACGTTTGCCGATTTAACCCTGGATTTGAGTACCCGAGTCGCCCTGCGACAACAACGGTCAATCCAACTCACCATGAAAGAATTTGACCTGCTGAAATTCCTGATGGAAAATCCAGGCCGTGTCCTCAGCCGGGAAGAAATTATGGAGCAGGTCTGGGGCTACCAATCTGTCCATGAATCGAATGTGATTGAAGTGTATGTGCGTTATCTGCGCTTGAAACTGGATCAACCCGGCGAAAAACATCTGATTCAAACCGTGCGGGGGGTGGGCTATGTCCTCCGGGAACCTTAA
- a CDS encoding ferredoxin, with amino-acid sequence MPGERISETGGWFPAVGGTTLGELMERTGREPELGGQWRQRAVYVDEAVCIGCKHCAHVARNTFYIEPDYGRSRVVDQDGDPEYLLQEAMDTCPVDCIHWVNYQELHRLETAQTRQTLLPVGFPGAARRGH; translated from the coding sequence ATTCCAGGTGAGCGAATCTCAGAAACTGGCGGATGGTTCCCTGCGGTTGGTGGTACAACGCTGGGCGAGCTGATGGAGCGGACGGGGCGGGAACCGGAATTGGGTGGTCAGTGGCGACAGCGGGCGGTTTATGTGGATGAGGCGGTCTGCATTGGTTGCAAACATTGCGCCCATGTGGCTCGGAATACGTTTTACATCGAGCCGGACTATGGCCGCTCCCGGGTGGTTGACCAGGATGGTGACCCGGAGTATTTGCTCCAGGAGGCGATGGATACCTGTCCGGTTGACTGCATCCATTGGGTAAATTATCAGGAATTGCACCGCTTGGAAACCGCCCAGACTCGGCAAACCCTATTGCCGGTGGGTTTTCCCGGAGCGGCTCGCCGGGGGCATTAG
- a CDS encoding anthranilate phosphoribosyltransferase family protein, translating to MSQEFREFVRKVGSGTHTHQDLTRSEMHRAMTLMLTQQATPAQVGAFLIAHRIKRPTGAELAGMLDAYAEWGPKLPEIAAAQPVVVLTQPYDGRDRTMPLSPLTALVLASAGFPVLQHGGERMPTKEGLPLVAVWQALGVDWRRYSLTQVHGIMATIGLGFVYLPHHFPQAEALVPYRREIGKRPPIATLELLWVPYQGDYHLMSGFVHPPTEQMMRTALTLRGVAEFTTVKGLEGSCDLPQDRTAIIGCGGRERLLLKPQEYGLGGANIPLADGLTQMTAVLQGECVPLRTALLWNAGFYLWRLGAVENLAQGIHQTATLLDQQRVAQYLQKLVALANGT from the coding sequence CGGCAGTGGCACCCATACCCATCAGGATTTGACCCGCTCGGAAATGCACCGAGCCATGACCCTGATGCTCACCCAGCAGGCCACCCCCGCCCAGGTGGGTGCCTTTTTGATTGCCCATCGGATCAAACGCCCCACGGGGGCGGAACTGGCGGGGATGTTGGATGCCTATGCAGAATGGGGGCCAAAACTGCCGGAAATTGCCGCTGCTCAGCCCGTAGTGGTTTTGACCCAGCCCTACGATGGCCGGGATCGTACCATGCCCCTGAGTCCCCTGACGGCGTTGGTTTTAGCCAGTGCCGGGTTCCCGGTGTTGCAACATGGCGGCGAACGGATGCCGACCAAAGAAGGACTACCCCTGGTGGCGGTGTGGCAGGCGTTGGGGGTGGATTGGCGGCGGTATTCCCTGACCCAAGTGCATGGGATCATGGCAACCATCGGGTTGGGTTTCGTGTATTTACCCCACCATTTTCCGCAAGCAGAAGCCCTGGTTCCCTACCGCCGGGAAATCGGTAAACGCCCCCCCATCGCCACCCTGGAATTGCTCTGGGTGCCCTACCAAGGCGATTACCACCTGATGAGCGGGTTTGTCCATCCGCCCACCGAACAGATGATGCGAACCGCCTTGACGCTCCGGGGTGTGGCGGAATTTACCACCGTGAAGGGCTTGGAAGGCAGTTGTGACCTCCCCCAGGATCGGACAGCCATCATCGGGTGCGGTGGCAGGGAACGGCTTTTGCTCAAACCCCAGGAATACGGTCTGGGCGGTGCCAATATCCCTCTCGCTGACGGTCTAACGCAAATGACCGCCGTACTTCAGGGGGAATGCGTGCCCTTGAGGACTGCCCTGCTTTGGAATGCCGGTTTTTATCTCTGGCGGTTGGGAGCCGTAGAAAACCTGGCGCAGGGCATCCACCAAACGGCTACCCTGCTGGATCAACAACGGGTCGCCCAATACCTCCAAAAATTAGTCGCCCTAGCCAATGGTACCTAG